In candidate division KSB1 bacterium, the genomic stretch TTCGTGCGTTTGCTCTATCTCGGCAATTCGGACAACACTCCCGGGTTGTTTGAGCCGGCCTTCGCGATTGACGGCGGCAACGATCCGGTGATTCCAAGTTGTTCCGCGTGGAGCAATCTCAGCGGCGCGCTCCAGCCCTGGAATTCCGTCTGGACCGCGCCCCCGCCCGGCTACCCGCTTCTGTTGGCGGCCGGAACGTGTAACGCGCAGGCCCCGCCCGCCGTGACTCCCTGTCCCGCGCTTTGCGCGGCGGAACGCATCGGTGCCACGGCGACGCTCTATGACCCGAGTATATCCGGCGTTTGGGCGTATTTCGGTTCGGGCCAGAGTGTCGCATTCCCGTTTCAGCCGACCCGATTCGAATGCTCGCTCTACTGGTCCGCCGGCGGAAGCGCGTTGGACAGTGTGCTCGTCACGGTAAGTCTCGGGTGTGCGACTTTCAACGACATTTGTTGCGCGCCGCTATCCGAACTCTGCTCGGTCTCGGCTTGGGTACAGCGCGGCTCGGCGAATCCGTTCGTGACGCTGCCGGTCTCGCTTGACCTCAGTCCGGCGGCGTGCTGCTTACCCGAGAGCTTCTGGGTAGGGGCTACGCTCGCCGGCGCGGCCGTCGACGACACACTTCCCAGCTTCCTCTTTTCCGCCGCAAGTGCCGAAGCAGACTCCATCCCGGCCTGTGAGCAGTGGCTGAGATCGAACGGAAACTATGCGCATATGCCCGCGTCTGGTCTCGGTTGGTGGAATGGACGGATCGTCGGGAGTTGTGGAACATGCGGTGAACTTCCGCCGTTGTCGTGCCCACCGCCCGAACCGCCGCTGTTCTGTGAAGGATCAACCCCCATCAACTGCACCGCCGCAGGGGTCACGTTTGCCGCCCAAACCAATGCCAACGGCAGCTCCACGGTCACTCGATATTGCGGCGCACCGTGGGTCGAGAGTGGACCCGAGGCCGTTTACTCCACGTCCGTCGGCGATCACACAAGCATCGACATTCGCCTGACTCAACTATCGGGCGGTGATGTGGATGTGTTTGTTCTCAGTGCCTGTGACGCGCATGCTTGCGTGGCCGCCGGAGATTCCACGATCAGTGTGACCAATCTTGCCGCCGGAATATACTACATCGTCATTGACGGGCGAAATGGCGATGTCGCTACCTTCGACATGACCATCTCGTGTTGCGGAGATTGTCCCGGTCAACTCTGTCTTGCCGATCTGGAATTCGACCATCCCCCGGGCAATCGTTACTACGACGGCGAATTTGAGCCGGTAGATGGACATGTGCATTGGTCATACTATGCCGGGACCGGCACGCGACAGCACATCTTGCGTCTCGATCCCCTCTCCTGCACGCTGCTCGACACGATCGGCTGGACGGCCAGCGATGCCTCAGCCGGCCGCGCGCTGGCGTTCGATCCACGTAGCGGCGGCCAATACTGGACGGGAACGATTACGAACTACGCCCTGGGCACCGGTCACCTGTACCTCATCTCGGCCACCGGCAACGTGCTTCAGAACTTCGCCAGCATTCCCGGAATGATCTCGCTGCGTTGGGCCGGGCTGGCCTTCGACGCGGAACATCAGCGGCTGTGGGCGGTAACCCGGGCGGCGGAGAATACCGGCGCGGATACCGTTTACTGTCTCGATGTCTCAAACCCCGCGATTCCGATTCTGATGCGCGGACCCCATCGGCTGACTTATGTCTATACCGGAACCGTGCTCTCCGCCGGCGGTGCGGATTTCGTCCCGCAAATGAACCTGTTGCTGGTGGGTGTACAGGGCAATCCGCAGGACTTCGTGGGTTGCTTTCGCGACCTTGATCCGACATATAGCGGTCCACCTCCCGGACCCGCATTGCATGTCGTGGACTATTGTATTCCGGACAGCAATTCCGAGTCCGGTTTCGGAGTCGCGGCGTTAGAGAATTTCGGTCCGGACAGTCTCGGCGAGCTGCTGCTGATGAACTACAGCGATGCCGCCGGATTTCCGCAGCCGCACTCCGTGTTCAGATATCCGGCGCCGTGCGCATTGCGCGCTCTGCCCTGCGACTCGGTGCGGGACCTGACTTGTCTGCGAATCGCGGATTCGATTCGGCTGCGCTTCACATCGATGGAGGCCGGCATCTACACGGTGTACTCGACGACCGACCGCAATACGGAGGAGTTGCCGCCGGCCGCGCCCTGGACGGCGCTGACTTCTATCGAATTGCCAGCCAATTTCCCCGCCGAAATTATGCATTCGAGTCCGTTCGGCGCGAATTACCGCAGCTACCGGGTCGTCGTCTCCTGCCCATGATATGTAACACTGAATTCCATGCGCCCGCGAAAACAAGAGCGGGCAGGTCATTTCGACCTGCCCGCTCGTCTTATGCTTCCGACCGATAACGTGCTACGTCAGATTGCGTTCCATGATTCGCTTCCACTCCGCTTCCGGAACCACCTCGCTCTCGTCAATCATCATGTTCGGAATGTCATCGACGATCTGGTAGCGGCGACGCGTTTGCCCGTCCGTGGACACCAGCGTGTCCCCGTCCTGCACAAGCGGAGCATGCGAAAGCGGGCAAACCAACAAGGCCAGCAGTTCGGGGTCAAGCTTGGAGAATCCAGTCACGGTCAGGACCTACGCGATCGTCACCGTTTTGTCCAGATACACGTCCTGAATCGCGTTCAACAGCTCCACTCCATCTTTCATCGGCTTCTGAAACGCCTTCCGGCCGCTGATCAGACCCATGCCGCCTGCGCGCTTGTTGATGACGGCGGTCTTGACCGCGTCTTGCAGATCGTTCTTGCCCGACGCACCGCCGGAATTGATCAGTCCCGCGCGTCCCATGTAGCAATTCACCACCTGCCAACGCGTCCACTCGATCGGATGATCCGGAACCAGTTCACCGTAAACCTTCTTGTGCGTCTTGCCGAAGTTCGGCAGCGCATTATATCCGCCGTTGTTCTCCGGAGCCTTCTGCTTGATGATGTCCGCCTCAATCGTCACGCCGAGATGATTCGCCTGACCGCTCAAATCCGCCGAGACGTGATAATCCTTGTCCGCCTGCTTGAACGCGGAATTCCGCAGATAACACCAGAGCACCGTGAACATGCCGAGGCGATGCGCTTCCTCAAACATGACCCGCACTTCCTGAATCTGCCGCGCGGATTCATCCGAACCAAAATAAATCGTCGCGCCGACGCCCGCCGCGCCCATGTCAAACGCCTGTTCGATCGTACCGAACTCGATCTGATCGGCTTTGTTCGGGTAGCTCAGCAACTCATTGTGATTGAGCTTGACGATGAACGGAATCTTGTGCGCGTAGCGCCGGCTAACCATGCCCAGGACGCCCAGTGTCGAGGCCACCGCATTGCAGCCGCCCGCCATCGCCAGTTCACAAATATTCGACGGATCGAAGTAGATCGGGTTGGGCGCGAAGGACGCCGCGCCCGAATGCTCGATGCCCTGATCAATCGGCAGAATCGAGACATAGCCCGATCCCTGCATCCGACCCGATGAAAACAGCCGTTGCAGATTGACCAGCACGCCGTTGGAACGGTCGCTCAACGAGTACACCCGATCTACAAAATCGCCGCCCGGCAGATGCAGTTGGTCTTTGCTGATCCCTTTGCAGGTGTAGGTCAGCAGATCGCCTGCCTGTGCGCCAAGTATGTCGGTGACCTTAGATGCCATATGCTCCTCTTAATGTTCCGCTTAAGGTTGTAAGTATAATAGTATAGCGTTTTTCTATGGCGGAGTCAAGTCCAATTTCGGACCGCCGCCGCCACAGGCTGGACCGTTCACCTCCCGTCCATCCTTCGGAACCGGGAGGCTTGACAAACGTTCAATAAGTGAGTATATTGACATCTGAACACGCGTTCACTGATTTGGCCTAATCATCGCTTGGCCTTCTTTTTTAACCCTTGATTATTCATCTGTTCAGGTCCTACCATGCGTATCGAAGAAATCGACGAAGCCGTCGAGGTCATTGCCCTCTTCCAGACTGGAAAACTGTCGCCTCTCAAATTCCGCTGGAGGGATCGGGTCTATCGGGTCCAGCGAATTAACGGCGGCTGGAACAGCGACCTTGGCGCTGTCCGTATGCATCATTTTGCCGTGATGAGCGACGGTCCTGATGTCTATGAATTGGTTTACAATGAACGTGCTCATGACTGGAAGATCAACCGGATTTCGGTCTCCTGACCGACTCGCCTCCCATGAACCATAAGATCATCTTTCTTCTCGACATGGATCAGTTCTTCGTCGCCGTCGAGATGCTGCATTATCCGCATCTGCGCGGTAAAGCCGTTTCCGTCGGCGGCGGATTGAGTGGCCGCGGCGTCGTGAGCACGGCCTCCTACGAGGCCCGGCGCTACGGCGTGCGCTCGGGCATGAGTTCGCTCGAAGCGTTGCGACTCTGCCCACATCTGATCTTTGTGAAGCCGGACTTCGACAAGTACGCCACGGTCTCCAAGCGTGTGTTCAAGCTGCTGCGCACGTACACCGATCGCGTGGAGCCGGTGTCCGTCGATGAGGCATTTATGGACGTGACAGATATCTGTCGGGATGAAGACGCGATCGAACGGTTGGCAACGAAGATCAAACAGGAAATTCGCACGCAAGAGGGCGTTACCGCCACAATCGGAGCGGGCGCCAACCGTTATGTTGCCAAGATGTCCAGCGGGTTGCGCAAGCCCGATGGATTTACTTACCTGCCTCCGGACCGCGTGGCCGACGCCTATCGCAACCTGCCGGTCGGAGACCTGTACGGTGTCGGCCCAGCCACGCGCGCGGCTCTGGAGCGGCTCGGAATTCGCACCATCGGTCAGCTTGCCACATTCCCCGAGTCCGTTCTAAAACAGCGCTTCGGCAAGTTCGGCCCCGAGCTCTCCGCCCGCGCGCGCGGCGAAGGCAGCGACGTCGTGAGTCCGCCCGATGAGCAGCCGGACGAAAAATCGGTCAGCAACGAGAGTACATTCAGCAGGGACCTGAAGTCCGAATTCGAGGTGCTGGCGCGGCTGCATGACCAATGTGAGCGAGTCGCACGCCGCGCGCGGGCCGCGGGCATGACCGGAAAGACCGTGACGCTGAAACTGCGCTATGCCGGATTCGAGACGGTCATGCACAGCCGCAAACTGCACCGCTACGTGCAAAATGAGACAGACCTCTACCCCGTCGCCGCCAGACTATTCTCCGAGGTGTACCAGAACGAACGACCGGTGCGCCTGATCGGGATCGGTATTTCCGACCTGCTGCCCGCCGACCGCATTCAACAACAAGATTTGTTCGTCGAAAGCCGCGACACCAGCCAGATCGCGGGAGTCTTCGACGACATCAAGGACAAATTCGGCGACGACGTGATCGGCTACGGAACGGCCCTCGTGAGCGGCAAGGGTTTGCTGCGCGCCGGCACGCATCGCGGCATGCGATCGTTCAATCCGTTTCACGCGCCGAATGGCGTGTAGGCCGGCATCGAACCGTACTGAAACACAACAGAGCGAGCCGCGCGGCTCGCTCTGTTCGGATCCAGACCTTCTCCCAGGTCGAGGAGTGCCTACTTCATCAACACCATTTTGGCCGACTGCACGACCGAACCGGCCTCGAGCCGCGCGAAATAGACACCGCTCGCCAGATTCGTACCGTTGAACTCAAGCCTGTGCATTCCGGCGGTCAGCGCGTCGTCCACCAGCGTCGCCACGTCGCGACCCAGCACATCAAACACGGTCAGCTTGACATGGGCGGCCGACGGCAAGGCGAATTCGATAGTCGTGGTCGGGTTGAACGGATTCGGATAGTTGCCGTGCAGCTCGACCGAGGAAGGCAGTTCGCCCGGACGATCCGCCGGGACATCCTGCACTTCCATCCACGTCAGCACGCGTTGCAGCACATCGCCGTAGCTGTCCGTCCCCGAGTTTCCGCACGCTGCTTCCAACGCGAAGGCAAAGTAGGCCAGCTTGTAGGCGCCGGAATAAGACACCGCTGCGATGCCGCCATTCTGATAGTCCATCAACTCCTCGCCGCCATTCGTCGGCAGAATCCGCGACGGACTGCGCTGCCCGTTCGACGAGCACGAACCCTGCAACAGCAAGCTAAGGCCGTCGGAAATCGGGTTGCCCGTCGCGCCGAGTACGCGACGATCGCCGTTTAACTGCTCACTTTGCGCGTGCAACACGTCCGCATAGAACGGCGCATCACGCAAGTCCTCGTCGATGTACTGCCCGGCCAAAATCAGGTTGCGACCGGCATTCAGGTAGTTCGTGATGCCGGTTTGTTCGGCAGCGGTCAGGCTCGTCAGCGAGTCGTCGCCGCAACTCCAGAGTACTGTTGTGTAGTGCATGAGTTCGACATCCGTGACTGCTCCGTCGAGATTGGCATGCCAGACATCCCAACTCACTGCCGCATCGGTCAAGCCCGCTCCGTAGTTCACATCATACAGCGCGTCCACGTCGTCATCGACCAGCAGCACACTCGCGCGGCCCAAGCGGACCGTGGTTGACATGACTTGATGATAACCGTTCGGCGCCTCAAATTCAACGGATAGTTCTGCATCATAGGCCAGATTCAACTCCAGCGCGCCAATCGTGAGCACAACAGGATTCGACTGATTGTTGATCGATTGACCGGCCGGAACATTGCCCAGCGTGATCTCACCGTTACTGACCGACACATTGGGATCGCCGGAGGTAACGATCATCGTGATATCGACGCCGTCCGCCCAACCCGCTTCGTTCGCGCAGGTCAACACCACCTGACCGGATTCGCCGCTCTCCAGACGTCCGTCGCTGTCACCACCGCTGGCGTCGTTCACGGTCAAGTCGGTCAACGACAGGCGCGGGAAAAATTGCGCAATGGCATTCCGCGCGCTGGCGCGGCCGTGACCAAGCTTCGTCGGCGGTTGAATGCTCGGGTTCTCGTCCGAGATGTCTTCGCAGGTCTCAAACATCAGGTCACGCAGTTCGGCGTTGGTCAAGGTCGGGAAGATCGACCAAATCAACGCGGCGCAGCCGCCGGCATTCGGACTGGCCATCGACGTGCCGTCATAGGCCTGATAGCCGTCGATCACCGTGCTCATAATGCTCACACCCGGCGCGCACATCTCCGTCCACGTGCCGCGATTTGACCAGCTCGCTAACACATCGTTCTGGTCCGTCGCATTCACGGCGATCACGTTTTCATAGCCGGCCGGATAGTGAATGCTCTCGACGCCGTCGTTTCCCGAGGCCCCGAAGTTCATGCAGCCCTGCGCCCAGGCCGAATTCAAGGCCTGCTGCTGCGGGCTGGAGAATCCCGGACCGCCGTAGGACATATTGATGATCTTCGCACCGTTGGCCGCCGCGTAAACGATCGCCGGAGTGGTCGCGCTCTCCGGCATCAAGCCGTTGCCCTGACTATTCAGGAAGCCCGCGCGCAAGCACATCAGTCGGCCTACCCAAGACGCTCCCGCGCAGCCGACGCCGTTATTGCCATGACAGGCCATGATGCCGGCGACGTGCGTTCCGTGCGCCTCCATCCCGAACATGTCGTTGTCCATGTTCGCGTCGCAGTCTTCGCCTGACGCGCAACCGCCGATATTGCGAATGAAATCCCAACCCAGAAAATCGTCCTCATAGCCGTTCTCGCCGTCATCCCAGCCGTTGATGTCCTCGGTGTCTCCCGGATAGTCCGTGTAGTCATAGCAGACGTCGTCGCTGTCGAGATCTTCGTCCGGATTCACCCAGAGAATATGCCATAATTCCGGATGGGCGGGATCCAAGGCAAGGTCGGGATGATTCCAGTCCACGCCAGTGTCGATGCCGGCCACGATGATGTCGCGCGACCCCGTGGAAATATCCCACGCCAGGTCTTCGCCCATGATGCGCTTGTCGTACTGCGAATTCCAGCGCGGATCGTTAGGCGTGCGATCCGCACGGTACAGCAAGTCCGGCATCGCGAAATTCACATACCCGACCTCGGCGAAGCGATCAATCACATTCAGAACCGGATACTCCGCACGGAAGATCAGCACGTAGGTCCGATATAGATCGGGCGGAACCCGCAAGCGATCCAGCGATTCGTCGGGAACGAGACGGAAGCAGCTGCTCACTTCAAATTCGCGACAGAGGGCGTCGAATTCCGGCAGCCCGAGCTGCACAATGCCACTCTGGTCGAGGGCCGGGATTCGCGGCCCGATATCGACCGTCAAATCGACGATCATCCGGCCAGTCAGGTATTCGCACGTTGCCCATTGATCCGATACCCGAGCACCCGCCAGCGTTGCGAGTGAAAGCATCATCAGAAGTAGAAATAACGTCCGGCGCATTGAGGGGGTGTTCTCCGGCGGAATAGTGGCGGCTCCCGAAAGAGCCCAAATGAAGAATTAGCAATTCAATAAGCTACGGAATGACGTGGAGAATGTCAACCGGGGAGCGGTACCGGGACTATTGTTCGCCAAAATCGCGCCCCTGCATAAATTGCTGTTTACTTGTGATTTAATTGTGCATGCGTTGCAGGAGTAATACGCAGATTATGCATTGGCTGCGCGCATCCCGAACGGTCCCTCTGAGTGGACAGAAATGCAAGAGGACGCGCCCGCGCGTCCTCTTACCTAATGCCTCCCGAAGGTCCAAGCAGGTCGGCGTCCTCCGGCCGCCCGGCGGCGACCTACTTCACTGCCATCTTGGCCGGAATCACACGCGGCGTTACGAACACCAGAATCTCGGTCTTGTCCAACGTTTTCGCTGAGTAGCTGAACAGCTTGCCGAATAACGGGATCGCGTGAAGCAGCGGTACCCGCCGCTCCAGCAGTCCATCCTTCGAGCGAATCACGCCACCGATGACTACGGTCTCACCGTCCTTCACCATCAGCGTCGTATTCACCTCGCTGGTCAGGATGATGATGCCACCGGCAACGGTCGCCTCGCCCGAGAGGTCCGAGACCTCGGGATTCAACGTCATCAATACGTCTCCGCCCGGGATGATCTGAGGCGTCACCGTCAGCTTCACCGCCACGTCGTAGAACTGCGTGATCAGATTGCCAGACAAATCCAGCACATTGATCGGGATGCGTTTCCCCGACATCACCTTCGCGGATTCATTGTCGTTGATCAGCACCGATGGCTGCGACAAAATCTCGGCCTTGTTATTCTCCTCCAGCGCGCTGATGGCGGCCTGCAATTCGACTCCATTCTCCAGTCGACCGAATGTGAAACTGCCGGCCGGATCGCGCACACCGAGATCCACCTCGCCGCCCGCCCGCGTATTGGAGAGCGGATTGTACAGATTGCCGAGGGACCAGTCGATCCCCAGCTCGCGCGCGCTCTTGGTGTCCACTTCGATGATCTTCGCTTCAATCAAGACCTGCCCCGTCGGCTGGTCCAGCTCGCGAATCACGGAGTCCAAACGCAGCACCACCCGCGGAATGTCGGTCACAATGAGCGAATTCGCCCGCACGTCGGCCTGAGCCTTGCCGCGCTCGGTCAACAGCTTGCTCAGCGTGATCGCCAGTTTTTCCGCGCGGGCGTACTTTACCGGAAATACGTCCGTCTGCAACGGTTCGAGCTTGGCCGAGGCGTTGAAATCCTTGTGCGTGGACACGCGAATGATCCCGTTATCCTCGACCGCCACGAAATCGTTCATCCGCAGGATGTTGTTCAGCGCGTCACGCCACGGCACGTCATGCAAGAGCACCGTGACCGGACCCTTCACCTCCGAACCCGCGACGATGTTCATCCCCGAAAACTCAGAAATGCTGCGCAGCACTGTGCGGATGTCCGATTCCTCGACGTTCATCGAGATCCGACCGCTGCTCTCGCGAACGTATCCCGATTGGGCCATGGCCGGCACCATTACCGCCAGCACCGCGATCAAGCCCAATGCGTACCCAACTCTTGCTTTCATATCTTGCACCTCTACCCCGCCCTCGGGGTTATGCGGATTCGTTAGATTCGATCGATGAATCAGCTCTGTGCCTTGTCCTTCAGCTTCTCCGCCGAGGCGACTTTCAGCACGATCTGCTGGTAATCGCCGAATTCGACCAGGTCAAAGACCGCCTGCGATTGCGTCACAGCCGTCATCCGACCATTGAATACGGGATCACCCTCATGCAGCAGGAAGTTATTGCCGTCCTTGTCGCGCACCATCGCGACGTACTCGCCATCCGACCACACCACGCCGGTCAAAACCGCTTTCTCCATGCGAAGCAGATCGGTCTCGATCTCGCCCTCCTTGCGCTCGTCGATCACCAGCGCGCGAAATGGATCACGACGACCGTTGGACACGTACTCGACCGGAGTCTCGCGCCGGAATACCGTACGCTCCAAATGTACCCGCCGCGTCCCGCCCTGAAAGCTCGTGATCAGCGTGTCCGACGTGATGCCCAGACTATCGACTCCCGACAGCTCGGTCGAGAGGACGTCCGGACTGCTCTCCGCGCGCTCCGTCGGATCGTCCGCGGGGTCCGTCGCCGCCGGTTCCGGCGCGGCTGTGGTGACCGTTTCGGGATCCGCGAACACAGGAGGCATGAACGCCGCCGCGACAAGCACGCCGATGGTCAAGCAAGCGAACAGGCTTCGTGTCGGTGAAACTCGGCTCATTACGCACCCCCCTTCGGCTTCTTCTGGCCGGGTCGTTGCTGCCCCTTGCTCTCTTCCTCCCTCGACTCTACCGTGACCGGCGAACCGAGGCTCTTGAAGATATAGATGGTGGCGACGAATTCCGCGTCCACCGTCTCGTGGCTGCGACCTTTCGCGGGCTTGTACGCCGTCAGCTTCAGATTCGACACATTCACTATCCGGTCCAGAGCCGCCACCGCGGACATGAACTCGCCGAGATTATGGGTCGTGGAGCGCGTCTTGATCTGAATCGGATTCTCCCAGTAGTACGCCTGCTCCAGCGGGTCCTGCGGACGAAACAGCAGGAAGTTCAAGTCATTCTCCTGACCCGCCAGCGTGATGCTCTTCAGCAGACCCTCCATTTCGCGCTGCGTCGGCAACAGCTCCTGAGCGATCTGCCAGCTCTGCATGAGACGCGCATAGTCGTCTTCCACGGTCCGGAAGTTTGCGGCGATGCGCTTCCCCTTTGCCAGCAGCTCCGTCTCGCGGTCGATATCGGTCGCGATCTTTGCGATCCGGTCCGCCCGCGGTGTATGCACGAAATTCAGATAGGCGTAAACCACGCCGAAGGTCAACGTACAGACGATGATCCACTTCTGAGTGGTCTGATTTCTTAGATTGATGGCCATGATGGTTGCGGTTAGTTCACGGCGCTACTGAAACATCGTCGTATCGACCGCCGGGAGCGTAAAGTGCGTCCCCGGCGAGACCGTCACGCCGCCCGACCAGCGGAACGCCTTGTCCCGCCAGAAGTAGCCGACGCTCATGTCCGCGACGTACTCGTAGTGATCGGGATTTTCCTGATCGCGACCGAGAAATACTGACCGTTCAAAATAACCGGCCGCGTTGGACTCGACCCAGCGGTCCGGACCCAGATACGGATTCTCCGAGTTCGGATCCGATTCCAGGATCACCTGCACGCCGGACACGCCCCGCGTATGCGAAGCATCCGTGTAAACGTATCCCGAGATCTTCGCCGAGCCGTTCCAGTCGTCCTGGCCCTCGTCGCAGCCCGGCAAGCACGCGACCAGCAGCCACAGGGCAACGCCGACGCTGAACAACTTCCGATTCATCTCTGCCTCCGTTTCCCGGTTGATCCGGGCTTATTTCGATGTCTCTTTCTTCAGCTCGTCTTCCGCCTTGCGCTTCGCTTTCAGCGCCGCGGCACCCTTCGCCAGCAGGTTCTCCGGCTTCGGCTGCGTCTTCGGCGACAAGCCCAATCCCGGATACCCGCACTGTAAGGTGAAATTCGTCACCGCCACATCCGCAATCATCCCCTGCTCGCTGACCAACAAGTCGACTCCGCGCACACCCTCCACTTTCAACAGGTTGCTCATGAGCTGCGAGACTTTCAGATTCGAGCTCGTCACTCCCGCCACGTTCATGCCCGGACCGCGGGGAGTCTGCACTTCCGCAAGCGACGTGATCCACGTCAGTTCCGGCAGCGCGTCGTTGACGAGCTGGAGCAGCTTGATCCGGGCGAAGCGGTTCTTGTCCAGATCCGAGATCACGTCAATGCGCGCCGATACGTCCGCGCGCTTCGCCGTCAAATCCTCAACCAGCGCGATCTTGTCCCGGTACACGTCGGCCTCGGACTTCACTTCGGCCAACTGCCGATTCAAGTCGGTCAGCTGATTCTCCTGCGCGATGTGCGCGATCGCCATCCCGAGAATCACCGCCGAGATGCCCACGATCGGAACGATGGTGCCGGCGCCGGCATAGCTGGCCGTCCGGGCGCCCGGACGATCCTGCGGCAACAGCAGATTGAATCCAAAATGGTCGTCGGTCAACGCTCGCAAGGCCAAGCCGATCGCCGCGGTATATTGAGGCGCATTCTCCGGCGGGGCATCGCCCGCGCTCCCGGACTTCAGTTCCAGATTGCGGAACGGATTCGCCGTCTCCACCTCGCAGCCCAGCCGCGTGCGCAGGGACGCCTCCAGCAACGGCAGGTGCGCCCCGCCGCCGCACAGCACCACCCGATCCACCGGGTGATCCGCGATCGCCCCGAAGTGCGAGGGCAACCCGCGCTCGATCTGCTCCGCGATCTTCTCGGCAACGCGCCGCGCCACGGCCAGCACGGCTTCGCGCTCTTCCTCGCTATGCTGCGACTTCCCCAACAGCGCCGTCGCCTTGTCAAACGGAATGCCCTGCTCACGCATCAGCCCTTCGACATAGGACTTGCCGCCGATATTGAAGCTGCGCGTGCTCTCGAATTGCGCGTGGTCGAAAGTAGTAACGTCCGTCGATTGGAATCCAATCTGGATCGCCGCCACCACAAGGTTTTCGTCGAGATACCCGGCCTCCGACAAGGCCGCCTGCAGCGCGAACGGCTCCGCTTCAAGGATCGTCGGCCGCGCCCCCGCCCACGCGATCGGCTCCACCGCGTCGAACACACGATCGTTCTTCGCCGCGACCAGCAGGACGTCCATCCGACCCGATTCACTATCCTGACCCAACTTCGCGAAGTCCAAAGAGACTTCGCTCAAGTCAAACGGCAGATTGCTCTTTGCCTCGAACAGAATGGCGGATTTCAACTCCTCATCGCTCATCTCTTCCGTGGAGATCCGCTTGATCATGACGCGCCGCCCGGCGACCGAAAGCGCCACCGGCTTGCCGCGCAGCTTGTGCTCCTGCAACAGCTCGGAAATCTTGTCACACACGAGCTGCGAGTCCATCACCGTGCCCTCTACGACGGCATCGTGGGGCAGACTCCGGGAATCGACGCAGTCCACCGCGATTCCGGTCTTCCCCGTGCGCAAGACGGCAAGCTGCACGCCCGAGCTGCCGACGTCAATGCCAATTCCAACCTTTGTGCGTCGCGTCATTTGCAGATTCCTTTACACCAGTGGGATCGTCATCGAATTCGCCGTCGGAGTCGACGTCGCCCGCGGCTTAGCCTCTGCTTCGCCTCCGACCGGCCGACGCGGCAGGACCACCGCGAATTCGCTACCCTGACCCGGAGCACTTTTCGCCCGGATTCGCCCGCCCATTGCCTTGACAAATGTTTCTGTGATCGCCAGTCCCAGACCAATGCCGGTCGCGCTGCCGA encodes the following:
- a CDS encoding PPC domain-containing protein; the protein is MPVNRRQTPSRRYEKYRLLLLALTIASGGMVLVHARTVFTDGSPEAVPAPAALRPGPEANRARPTPANSGPMGWPTPRLDDTACQVAFGELDSIAYYQGTTAGFEYDLWFAPTVCPTCTLATPFRLDSVLVTLVQADGAPADTAFLRIDIRCAALQPLDSCDGPGTVRGFRETALPLAGNSADGLVAVSQHWIALDSCWIDSPIFVRLLYLGNSDNTPGLFEPAFAIDGGNDPVIPSCSAWSNLSGALQPWNSVWTAPPPGYPLLLAAGTCNAQAPPAVTPCPALCAAERIGATATLYDPSISGVWAYFGSGQSVAFPFQPTRFECSLYWSAGGSALDSVLVTVSLGCATFNDICCAPLSELCSVSAWVQRGSANPFVTLPVSLDLSPAACCLPESFWVGATLAGAAVDDTLPSFLFSAASAEADSIPACEQWLRSNGNYAHMPASGLGWWNGRIVGSCGTCGELPPLSCPPPEPPLFCEGSTPINCTAAGVTFAAQTNANGSSTVTRYCGAPWVESGPEAVYSTSVGDHTSIDIRLTQLSGGDVDVFVLSACDAHACVAAGDSTISVTNLAAGIYYIVIDGRNGDVATFDMTISCCGDCPGQLCLADLEFDHPPGNRYYDGEFEPVDGHVHWSYYAGTGTRQHILRLDPLSCTLLDTIGWTASDASAGRALAFDPRSGGQYWTGTITNYALGTGHLYLISATGNVLQNFASIPGMISLRWAGLAFDAEHQRLWAVTRAAENTGADTVYCLDVSNPAIPILMRGPHRLTYVYTGTVLSAGGADFVPQMNLLLVGVQGNPQDFVGCFRDLDPTYSGPPPGPALHVVDYCIPDSNSESGFGVAALENFGPDSLGELLLMNYSDAAGFPQPHSVFRYPAPCALRALPCDSVRDLTCLRIADSIRLRFTSMEAGIYTVYSTTDRNTEELPPAAPWTALTSIELPANFPAEIMHSSPFGANYRSYRVVVSCP
- the dinB gene encoding DNA polymerase IV, producing the protein MNHKIIFLLDMDQFFVAVEMLHYPHLRGKAVSVGGGLSGRGVVSTASYEARRYGVRSGMSSLEALRLCPHLIFVKPDFDKYATVSKRVFKLLRTYTDRVEPVSVDEAFMDVTDICRDEDAIERLATKIKQEIRTQEGVTATIGAGANRYVAKMSSGLRKPDGFTYLPPDRVADAYRNLPVGDLYGVGPATRAALERLGIRTIGQLATFPESVLKQRFGKFGPELSARARGEGSDVVSPPDEQPDEKSVSNESTFSRDLKSEFEVLARLHDQCERVARRARAAGMTGKTVTLKLRYAGFETVMHSRKLHRYVQNETDLYPVAARLFSEVYQNERPVRLIGIGISDLLPADRIQQQDLFVESRDTSQIAGVFDDIKDKFGDDVIGYGTALVSGKGLLRAGTHRGMRSFNPFHAPNGV
- a CDS encoding class I fructose-bisphosphate aldolase; protein product: MASKVTDILGAQAGDLLTYTCKGISKDQLHLPGGDFVDRVYSLSDRSNGVLVNLQRLFSSGRMQGSGYVSILPIDQGIEHSGAASFAPNPIYFDPSNICELAMAGGCNAVASTLGVLGMVSRRYAHKIPFIVKLNHNELLSYPNKADQIEFGTIEQAFDMGAAGVGATIYFGSDESARQIQEVRVMFEEAHRLGMFTVLWCYLRNSAFKQADKDYHVSADLSGQANHLGVTIEADIIKQKAPENNGGYNALPNFGKTHKKVYGELVPDHPIEWTRWQVVNCYMGRAGLINSGGASGKNDLQDAVKTAVINKRAGGMGLISGRKAFQKPMKDGVELLNAIQDVYLDKTVTIA